Sequence from the Gammaproteobacteria bacterium genome:
CGATGCCGTCGATGGCAGCGTGTAAATTTTTAATGTATAACATGTGTTTTCCAATCTCAATGTATGTGTTTTGTAAGTTGATTATCCAACCGCGCCTTCCAGACTAACGGCCAGTAAATTCTGCGCTTCCACGGCAAATTCCATGGGCAATTCTTTAAATACCGATTTGCAAAAGCCATTCACAATCATATTTACGGCGTCTTCTTCACTGATACCACGTTGGCGACAATAGAAGAGTTGATCGTCGCTGACCTTTGAAGTTGTGGCTTCGTGCTCGATCTTGGCGCTCGGGTTTTTGGCTTCTATATACGGGAAGGTATGCGCACCGCACTCGCTGCCCATTAACAAGGAATCGCACTGACTGTAGTTACGCGCATTGGTCGCTGAGGGCAAGATCTTGACCAGGCCACGGTAGGAGCTGTTCGACTTTCCGGCCGAAATGCCTTTTGCAATGATGGTGCTTTTGGTGTTTTTGCCGATGTGGATCATTTTGGTCCCGGTATCGGCTTGCTGGTAATTATTGGTTACCGCAACCGAATAGAATTCACCGACCGAATCATCGCCCTTGAGTAAACAGCTGGGGTATTTCCAGGTAATGGCCGAACCGGTTTCAACTTGAGTCCAGGAGATCTTGGAGCGGTCACCACGACAATCGCCACGCTTGGTCACAAAATTATAAATCCCGCCCACACCGTTCTCGTCGCCCGGGTACCAGTTCTGCACGGTGGAGTATTTAATTTCGGCGTCTTCCAGAGCGACCAGTTCAACCACAGCAGCGTGCAATTGATTCTCGTCACGCATCGGTGCGGTACATCCTTCCAGATAGCTTACGTGAGATTTGTCTTCAGCAATGATTAATGTACGTTCAAACTGTCCGGTGTTGGCCGCGTTGATTCGAAAGTAGGTCGACAACTCCATTGGACAACGCACACCTTTGGGGATAAACACAAAGGATCCATCGGTGAATACCGCGCTATTCAAGGCTGCGAAAAAATTATCCTGAATGGGAACCACAGTACCCAGGTATTGTTTAACCAATTCCGGGTATTTTTGCACGGCTTCCGAGAATGAACAAAAGATCACCCCAGCTTTGTGCAAAGTGTCTTTAAATGTAGTGGCCACCGAGACGCTATCGAAAACGGCATCTACAGCAACACCCGCAAGTCTGGCACGTTCATGCAGTGGTATTCCCAGTTTGTCATAGGTTTCGAGTAATTTCGGATCGACCTCATCCAGACTTTTGGGCGCGTTCTCATCAACCTTGGGAGCGGAGTAATACGAGATGGCTTGATAATCAATGGGTTCAATATTCAGTTTGGCCCAATCCGGTTTTGGCATGGTTTTCCAATGCGCAAAAGCCTTAAGTCGCCACTCGAGTAAAAATTCGGGCTCGTTTTTGATGCGCGAGATATGTCGAATAACATCTTCATCCAATCCGGGTGGCAGGGTGTCGGAATCGATATCAGTAACAAAACCGTGTTTGTATTTGGAATCTACATGATCCTGAATTGCTTTCATGATGCATTCTCCAATGCGTTGTCAGTCGTGCTGCTATTAAACACAGACAAGGCATTAATCAGATCGATATTCATTTTTTTGGGTATGGGTTTGCTTAAGTCGGCCAGGGTTAATTCGCTTAAAGCACGGCGAATGGCCAAATTGATGACCTGCCATTTGCTTTGCATTTTGCATACCGCGGCGATCTCACAATCGTTATGGTCGGTACTGCATTCGGTGAGTGCGACCGGGCCTTCCAGTGCGCGAATAATGTCTAAAGCATTAATGTTTTCTACTGGATGTGCGAGCAGATAGCCCCCGTGTGCACCCCGGTGCGAATTCAGCAGATCGGCACGTGACAACAGCTTGAGTATTTTACTCACAATTGAGTTACTCAAGCCGAGCTGTTTAGCCAGTTCCGAGGCACTAAACTGCGTGTCTGGTGCGGCTGCCATGGTACTCAGCACCAAGGTCCCGTAATCTGTTAACTTGCTGATTTTTAACATAAAATATTCCTATTTCTTGGTGATGTAAGCATTTTGATCTGTTCTAAACGCTTAATTCGTACCAATTTGGTCCTATTTTAACGCAAGTTAGTGGAATTGGGCGAAAAAAATTGCTCCTTGCGATAAGCCGAATGTGTGTGAAATCGTGGCAGTTTTATAAATGACAGCGTTATCAATTTTGTCCTTATTTTATTCAATTAGATCACGACATAAGGATTTCGGTTTTGTACAGTTTTAGATTTGATATCATCGCCACCTTTATGCACTCTGGCGACACCAAATCGCTTAGTAATTTCAACATTACGCTGCTTGGGGCAAGGTCTTGAGCACAAAATATTCGGGGATAGAACATGAGTAATTTGCAAGACTTACAAAAAATCGCACAAGCCATGGTTGCACCTGGCAAGGGAATACTTGCAGCCGATGAAAGTACACCAACCATTGGCAAACGTTTTGCAACTATCAATACCGAATCCACCGAAGACTCGCGTCGTACCTATCGTGAAATGTTGTTTAGCGCGGATGGTATTGAAAAATACATTGGCGGCGTAATAATGTATGACGAAACTTTGCGTCAAAGTTCAAAGGACGGCGTGGCGTTTCCCAAATTACTTGCTGACAAGGGCATAGTGCCAGGAATAAAAGTTGATATGGGCGCTAAAGATCTGGCCGGTTTTGCTGGCGAGAAATGGACCCAGGGTTTAACCAATCTTCGTGAGCGTTTGGCGGAATACTATGAACTGGGTGCACGCTTTGCCAAATGGCGTGCAGTAATTACCATCGGCGACAATATTCCAAGCCGTCATTGTCTGGAAGTGAATGCCCAGGCTTTGGCCGCTTATGCGGCATTGTGCCAGGAAGCGGGCATCGTGCCGATCGTGGAACCGGAAGTTTTAATGGATGCTGATAACTCGCAAGCAACTTGTGAAAAAGTGACTGCCGAAATGTTGAGTTTAACTTTCCG
This genomic interval carries:
- the sufB gene encoding Fe-S cluster assembly protein SufB — encoded protein: MKAIQDHVDSKYKHGFVTDIDSDTLPPGLDEDVIRHISRIKNEPEFLLEWRLKAFAHWKTMPKPDWAKLNIEPIDYQAISYYSAPKVDENAPKSLDEVDPKLLETYDKLGIPLHERARLAGVAVDAVFDSVSVATTFKDTLHKAGVIFCSFSEAVQKYPELVKQYLGTVVPIQDNFFAALNSAVFTDGSFVFIPKGVRCPMELSTYFRINAANTGQFERTLIIAEDKSHVSYLEGCTAPMRDENQLHAAVVELVALEDAEIKYSTVQNWYPGDENGVGGIYNFVTKRGDCRGDRSKISWTQVETGSAITWKYPSCLLKGDDSVGEFYSVAVTNNYQQADTGTKMIHIGKNTKSTIIAKGISAGKSNSSYRGLVKILPSATNARNYSQCDSLLMGSECGAHTFPYIEAKNPSAKIEHEATTSKVSDDQLFYCRQRGISEEDAVNMIVNGFCKSVFKELPMEFAVEAQNLLAVSLEGAVG
- a CDS encoding SUF system Fe-S cluster assembly regulator is translated as MLKISKLTDYGTLVLSTMAAAPDTQFSASELAKQLGLSNSIVSKILKLLSRADLLNSHRGAHGGYLLAHPVENINALDIIRALEGPVALTECSTDHNDCEIAAVCKMQSKWQVINLAIRRALSELTLADLSKPIPKKMNIDLINALSVFNSSTTDNALENAS
- a CDS encoding fructose-bisphosphate aldolase class I, which produces MSNLQDLQKIAQAMVAPGKGILAADESTPTIGKRFATINTESTEDSRRTYREMLFSADGIEKYIGGVIMYDETLRQSSKDGVAFPKLLADKGIVPGIKVDMGAKDLAGFAGEKWTQGLTNLRERLAEYYELGARFAKWRAVITIGDNIPSRHCLEVNAQALAAYAALCQEAGIVPIVEPEVLMDADNSQATCEKVTAEMLSLTFRELHNHGVALEGIVLKPNMVISGKGHAKQSTVDQVAEATVRVLKRYVPAAVPGIAFLSGGQSSVDATKHLDAMNKLGGSPWALTFSYGRALQADALQAWQGKDENLAAGQAAMMKRAKLNGLAAKGEYSADLE